The proteins below are encoded in one region of Streptomyces ficellus:
- a CDS encoding DUF6397 family protein, translating into MKVTEAATAPSVAHGRAAQLLELKRNELDLAVQLGHVRTVPGADGGRRRVAMEEIERLRASPDFPAGLRERVRTVGTAGAAELLSITGDRFTKLARTGHFSPVAFYLNRYRAVVWLYVAGEVLEVAERHPQLLTGRLPVAVRTKLGTGQDVRSRNWRARRLGVLLRQAEDAWAAAAAIATLLPADQVAEVVGDPYERAHLARLRPRPVPARPESLAARDIVDRLLSADDPDEILWYRMSLALAIDEARELRPAPRPDDTHHTAHTTHTGTDRTRHTSDTGAPGDQPSRGPRRGPGRTPRLLTRLRLGRRRAVRAG; encoded by the coding sequence ATGAAGGTCACGGAAGCAGCGACCGCACCCAGTGTCGCCCACGGGCGCGCGGCCCAACTGCTGGAGTTGAAGAGGAACGAGCTGGACCTCGCCGTCCAACTGGGACACGTCCGCACCGTGCCGGGTGCCGACGGGGGACGGCGCCGGGTGGCCATGGAGGAGATCGAGCGGCTGCGGGCCTCACCGGACTTCCCGGCCGGTCTGCGCGAGCGTGTCCGCACCGTCGGCACCGCGGGCGCCGCCGAACTGCTCTCGATCACCGGCGACCGCTTCACCAAGCTCGCCCGCACCGGGCACTTCAGTCCCGTGGCGTTCTATCTCAACCGCTACCGGGCGGTCGTGTGGCTCTACGTCGCGGGCGAGGTCCTCGAAGTCGCCGAGCGGCACCCCCAGTTGCTCACCGGCAGGCTGCCCGTCGCGGTGCGCACCAAGCTGGGCACGGGGCAGGACGTCCGCTCGCGCAACTGGCGCGCACGGCGTCTCGGCGTGCTGCTGCGCCAGGCCGAGGACGCCTGGGCGGCCGCGGCGGCCATCGCGACCCTGCTGCCCGCCGACCAGGTGGCGGAGGTGGTCGGCGACCCCTACGAGCGGGCGCATCTGGCCCGGCTCCGCCCTCGACCCGTGCCCGCACGGCCCGAGTCGCTCGCGGCCCGGGACATCGTCGACCGCCTCCTGTCGGCGGACGACCCGGACGAGATCCTCTGGTACCGGATGAGCCTGGCCCTCGCCATCGACGAGGCCAGGGAACTCCGGCCCGCCCCCCGGCCCGACGACACGCACCACACCGCTCACACCACCCACACCGGTACTGACCGCACCCGCCACACCAGTGATACCGGTGCCCCCGGCGACCAGCCGTCCCGCGGCCCGCGACGCGGCCCCGGCCGGACGCCCCGCCTGCTCACCCGGCTCCGGCTGGGCAGGCGAAGGGCGGTGCGCGCCGGCTAG
- a CDS encoding alpha/beta fold hydrolase translates to MRQVRFDAQGSMIRWTETAGEGPPRVYVHGLGAMSTVYHAHVAAHPELAGRRSLFVDLPGHGISDRPADFAYTLEDHADALAAVLDSAGAHGAEVVGHSMGGSVAIVLAHRRPDLVGRLVVTEGNLDPDPPATAGSSGIASCSEEEFVHGGGHARVLERVGPTWAATMRLADPAALHRSATGLIRGTRPTMRRMLMDARVERVYLQGEHSGELPGRDELVAAGVRVVTVPGAGHNVMFDNTDAFVRAVALTAAATAPAAPAPTGSSNRP, encoded by the coding sequence GTGCGGCAGGTACGTTTCGACGCGCAGGGCAGCATGATCCGCTGGACGGAGACGGCGGGGGAGGGGCCGCCGCGGGTGTACGTGCACGGCCTCGGCGCGATGAGCACCGTCTACCACGCCCACGTGGCCGCCCACCCGGAGCTGGCCGGCCGCCGGTCACTCTTCGTCGACCTGCCCGGGCACGGCATCAGCGATCGGCCGGCTGACTTCGCGTACACCCTGGAGGACCACGCGGACGCGCTCGCCGCCGTACTGGACTCCGCGGGCGCCCACGGCGCCGAGGTCGTGGGACACAGCATGGGTGGCTCGGTGGCGATCGTGCTGGCCCACCGCCGGCCCGATCTGGTGGGCCGGCTGGTGGTCACGGAAGGCAACCTGGACCCCGATCCGCCCGCGACCGCCGGAAGCAGCGGGATCGCGAGCTGCTCGGAGGAGGAGTTCGTGCACGGCGGCGGCCACGCGCGGGTGCTGGAGCGCGTCGGGCCGACGTGGGCGGCGACCATGCGGCTCGCCGACCCGGCCGCCCTGCACCGCAGTGCGACCGGCCTCATCCGCGGTACGCGCCCCACGATGCGCCGGATGCTCATGGACGCGCGCGTGGAGCGCGTCTACCTCCAGGGCGAGCACAGTGGTGAACTCCCGGGCAGGGACGAGCTGGTGGCGGCGGGCGTGCGCGTCGTGACCGTTCCCGGCGCCGGGCACAACGTCATGTTCGACAACACCGACGCGTTCGTCCGGGCCGTCGCCCTCACTGCCGCCGCCACGGCCCCCGCCGCCCCTGCCCCCACCGGGTCGTCGAACCGGCCCTGA
- a CDS encoding roadblock/LC7 domain-containing protein, whose protein sequence is MIEHERIAPHHPSGDLDWLLDDLASRVHDVRHAVVLSNDGLSVGASSALTREDAEHLAAVASGFHSLAKGAGRHFRAGGVRQTMVEMDDAFLFVAAAGDGSCLAVLSAATADIGLIAYEMARLVKRVGEHLRTPPRVTTAPPAAG, encoded by the coding sequence ATGATCGAGCACGAGAGGATCGCCCCCCACCATCCGTCGGGCGATCTGGACTGGCTCCTGGACGATCTCGCCTCGCGCGTGCACGATGTTCGGCACGCCGTCGTCCTCTCGAACGACGGACTCTCCGTCGGCGCCTCCAGCGCGCTCACCCGGGAGGACGCCGAACACCTCGCCGCCGTCGCGTCCGGGTTCCACAGCCTCGCCAAGGGCGCGGGCCGGCACTTCCGAGCGGGGGGTGTCCGCCAGACGATGGTCGAGATGGACGACGCGTTCCTGTTCGTGGCCGCCGCCGGGGACGGATCCTGCCTGGCCGTGCTGAGCGCGGCGACCGCCGACATCGGCCTGATCGCCTACGAGATGGCCCGCCTCGTCAAGCGGGTTGGCGAACACCTGCGCACCCCGCCCCGCGTCACCACCGCCCCGCCCGCCGCCGGCTGA
- a CDS encoding DUF742 domain-containing protein produces MTEDSGTGPYTGTHWYDADAGPLVRPYAMTGGRTKPGTSNVRFDLIALVVVDDSPPGAADESLLGPEHRSLLSLCRSETQSVAELAADADLPVGVVRVLLGDLLEAGFVRVSRPVPPAQLPDERILREVIDGLRAL; encoded by the coding sequence ATGACCGAGGACAGTGGCACCGGCCCGTACACCGGCACGCACTGGTACGACGCCGACGCCGGGCCCCTCGTCCGTCCCTACGCGATGACCGGAGGCCGCACCAAGCCCGGTACGAGCAACGTACGGTTCGACCTCATCGCTCTGGTCGTCGTCGACGACAGTCCGCCGGGCGCCGCCGACGAGTCCCTCCTGGGCCCCGAGCACCGCTCGCTGCTCTCCCTGTGCCGTTCCGAGACCCAGTCCGTGGCCGAACTCGCCGCCGACGCCGACCTGCCCGTCGGAGTCGTCCGCGTACTGCTCGGCGACCTCCTGGAAGCGGGGTTCGTCCGGGTCAGCCGTCCCGTACCGCCCGCGCAACTGCCCGATGAACGCATCCTGAGGGAGGTGATCGACGGCCTGAGAGCCCTGTAG
- a CDS encoding class I SAM-dependent methyltransferase encodes MADDHAHVQQFFTARAADWDARFPDDGPRYAAAAGELGLRPGDAVLDAGCGTGRALPHLRDAVGPGGTIIGVDLTPAMLAAAVRAGRDVDGALLLADVGRLPIRDGVLDAVFGAGLVSHLSRPAEDLRELARVVRPGGRLALFHPVGRAALAARHGRQLTDDDLRAEPNLRPLLAGSGWRLVTYLDEDDRFLALAVRQP; translated from the coding sequence ATGGCCGACGACCACGCACACGTGCAGCAGTTCTTCACCGCCCGCGCGGCCGACTGGGACGCGCGCTTCCCCGATGACGGTCCCAGGTACGCGGCGGCCGCCGGCGAACTGGGCCTGCGTCCCGGCGACGCCGTGCTCGACGCCGGCTGCGGGACCGGCCGCGCCCTGCCCCACCTGAGGGACGCCGTCGGCCCCGGGGGCACGATCATCGGCGTGGACCTGACGCCCGCGATGCTGGCGGCCGCCGTACGGGCCGGACGGGACGTCGACGGGGCGCTCCTGCTCGCCGACGTGGGGCGGCTGCCGATCCGTGACGGTGTCCTGGACGCGGTCTTCGGGGCGGGGCTCGTCTCGCACCTGTCCCGCCCCGCCGAGGACCTGCGGGAGCTGGCCCGGGTCGTACGACCGGGCGGGCGGCTGGCGCTCTTCCACCCGGTCGGCCGCGCGGCGCTGGCCGCCCGCCACGGGCGCCAGCTCACCGACGACGACCTGCGCGCCGAGCCCAACCTGCGCCCGCTCCTGGCGGGGTCCGGCTGGCGCCTGGTCACGTACCTCGACGAGGACGATCGTTTCCTCGCCCTCGCCGTACGGCAGCCCTGA
- a CDS encoding roadblock/LC7 domain-containing protein, whose protein sequence is MALDKGLDWLLDDLTKRVDHIQHALVLSNDGLVTAASTGLVREDAEHLAAVSSGLHSLARGSGRHFGVGRARQTMVEFDDAMLFVTAAGEGSCLCVLTAAEADVGQVAYEMTLLVNRVGEHLAVAARQPGGGAPTGR, encoded by the coding sequence ATGGCTCTGGACAAAGGACTCGACTGGCTCCTGGACGACCTGACGAAACGCGTTGATCACATACAGCACGCGCTGGTCCTGTCCAACGACGGCCTCGTCACCGCCGCGAGTACCGGGCTGGTCAGGGAGGACGCCGAGCACCTCGCCGCGGTGTCCTCGGGGCTGCACAGCCTCGCTCGCGGCTCCGGCCGGCACTTCGGGGTGGGCAGAGCGCGGCAGACGATGGTGGAGTTCGACGACGCGATGCTCTTCGTCACGGCGGCGGGCGAGGGCAGCTGCCTGTGCGTCCTCACCGCCGCCGAGGCCGATGTCGGCCAGGTCGCGTACGAGATGACCCTCCTCGTCAACCGGGTGGGCGAGCACCTCGCCGTGGCCGCCCGGCAGCCCGGCGGCGGCGCGCCGACCGGCCGCTGA
- a CDS encoding dienelactone hydrolase family protein, protein MAVAPETVSIAAGGVTLTGDLSLPRDALGVVAFAHGSGSSRHSPRNRAVARVLREGGLGTLLMDLLTADEERVDTVTAELRFDIPLLGRRMTAAVDWLRDRPDTGGHPVGLFGASTGAAAALVAAAERPEQVRAVVSRGGRPDLAGAAALAGVRAPVLLVVGGHDHEVLRLNEEAARHLTAPCALRVVPGATHLFEEPGTLEQAAEAARDWFLRMRSSA, encoded by the coding sequence ATGGCAGTCGCCCCGGAGACGGTCTCCATCGCCGCCGGTGGGGTCACACTGACCGGAGACCTGTCCCTTCCCCGCGACGCCCTGGGTGTGGTGGCCTTCGCCCACGGCAGCGGCAGCTCCCGCCACAGTCCCCGCAACCGGGCGGTGGCGCGGGTCCTGCGGGAAGGGGGGCTCGGCACGCTGCTCATGGACCTCCTGACCGCGGACGAGGAGCGCGTGGACACCGTCACCGCGGAGCTCCGTTTCGACATCCCGTTGCTGGGGCGGCGCATGACCGCGGCGGTGGACTGGTTGCGGGACCGGCCGGACACGGGCGGCCACCCGGTGGGGCTCTTCGGTGCCAGCACCGGTGCCGCGGCGGCGCTGGTGGCCGCCGCCGAGAGGCCTGAGCAGGTGCGTGCGGTGGTTTCGCGGGGCGGGCGGCCGGATCTCGCGGGCGCCGCCGCACTCGCCGGCGTACGCGCGCCGGTCCTGCTGGTGGTCGGCGGTCATGACCACGAGGTGCTGCGGCTGAACGAGGAGGCGGCACGGCATCTGACCGCCCCGTGCGCCCTGCGGGTGGTTCCGGGAGCAACACACCTCTTCGAGGAACCGGGCACGCTGGAGCAGGCGGCCGAGGCCGCCCGCGACTGGTTCCTCCGTATGCGTTCCTCTGCATGA
- a CDS encoding sensor histidine kinase produces MPTPRTPHGPGARPGRRAHAGPPAAAPAARTPRREPRGDRREAREPRREPRHQPGGEPRRERRRLRPRTVRARIIALLMVPVVSLLALWGFATVTTAQDVARLRELHRVDERIREPVAAAVTSLQAERRAAVRQVAAPGDGTAGTAADLQQQARQTDAAVARLLLDDGHTVADGGDLPPETATRIRRFTDAAQRLKALRTATLDRKATWDTVYARYTATITAGFDVSGALTGIQDVHDGSHARVLLEMSRAGEMLAREDALLTSAHLTGTFPAQRLRLFTGAVDTRRTLLRAATTDLPGPGNEVWRRVSAQNPYLRITAAEDRITATPAGRPAATAVPATSWEPDHAAVRDALAALEADLRRDAADRADPFAGGALTPAGAAVLLGLVAVAASLVISVRIGRALVVELVTLRNTALEIARRKLPHAMRRLRAGEELDIHAEAPPQRPARDEIDHVAEALGTVHRAALSAAVERAELSRGISGVFVNLARRSQVLVHRQLNLLDSMERRVDDPAELGDLFRLDHLTTRMRRHAESLIILSGAAPGRGWRTPVPLTNVVRAAVSEIEDYARVEVRQLPETAVIGSAVADLTHLLAELVENAAQFSPPHTKVRVTGEPVGNGYALEIEDRGLGMGKEALEQANHRIEHSEALDLFDSDRLGLFVVSRLSARHDIKVHLRTSPFGGTTAVVLLPTALLQSALPAGRAEAPAVPAPAPAPAHTATSSPAPHQAPRVPGYAPDAATNEAPRVPAYTPARTVPPTHPEEPPPAAVTALRPPPGPPAAHHAQGDDQGGLPRRVRQASLVPQLREAPAAREPGDSYPFQGTVAGQDDDEPAGRTPEQVRARMTAYRDGWSRGAAGHGPAPTPTPTPAPRTRTRTRTSEGDEG; encoded by the coding sequence ATGCCAACCCCCCGTACACCCCACGGCCCCGGGGCCCGGCCGGGCAGGCGGGCGCACGCCGGCCCCCCGGCCGCGGCACCGGCGGCACGCACACCCCGCCGCGAACCGCGCGGAGACCGCCGCGAAGCACGCGAACCGCGTCGTGAACCACGTCACCAACCGGGCGGCGAACCGCGCCGGGAGCGGCGGCGCCTGCGGCCCAGGACCGTACGCGCGAGGATCATCGCGCTGCTCATGGTGCCCGTGGTGTCCCTGCTCGCCCTGTGGGGCTTCGCCACCGTCACCACCGCCCAGGACGTCGCCCGGCTGCGCGAACTCCACCGCGTGGACGAGCGGATACGCGAACCGGTGGCCGCCGCCGTCACCTCACTGCAGGCCGAACGCCGCGCCGCCGTACGCCAGGTCGCCGCACCCGGCGACGGCACCGCCGGGACCGCCGCCGACCTCCAGCAGCAGGCCCGGCAGACTGACGCCGCCGTCGCGCGGCTCCTCCTGGACGACGGCCACACCGTCGCGGACGGCGGCGATCTTCCGCCCGAAACCGCCACGCGCATACGCCGTTTCACCGATGCCGCCCAGCGGCTCAAGGCCCTCCGCACGGCCACCCTCGACCGCAAGGCGACCTGGGACACCGTCTACGCCCGGTACACCGCCACCATCACGGCCGGTTTTGACGTGAGCGGCGCCCTGACCGGCATCCAGGACGTGCACGACGGTTCCCACGCGCGCGTGCTCCTCGAAATGTCCCGCGCCGGCGAGATGCTCGCCCGTGAGGACGCCCTGCTGACCTCCGCACACCTCACGGGAACCTTCCCCGCCCAGCGGCTGCGCCTGTTCACGGGCGCCGTCGACACACGCCGCACCCTGCTCCGCGCCGCCACCACCGATCTGCCCGGCCCCGGAAACGAGGTGTGGCGCCGGGTCTCCGCGCAGAACCCGTACCTGCGGATCACCGCCGCCGAGGACAGGATCACCGCCACCCCGGCGGGGCGCCCGGCCGCCACGGCCGTGCCGGCGACGAGCTGGGAGCCCGACCACGCCGCCGTACGCGACGCCCTGGCCGCGCTGGAGGCCGACCTCCGGCGTGACGCCGCCGACCGTGCCGATCCCTTCGCGGGCGGCGCTCTGACGCCCGCCGGGGCGGCCGTCCTCCTCGGCCTCGTCGCCGTCGCCGCCTCCCTCGTCATCTCCGTGCGCATCGGACGTGCCCTGGTCGTCGAACTCGTCACCCTCCGCAACACCGCTCTGGAGATCGCCCGCCGCAAACTCCCGCACGCCATGCGGCGGCTGCGCGCGGGCGAGGAACTCGACATCCACGCCGAGGCCCCGCCGCAACGGCCCGCACGGGACGAGATCGACCACGTCGCGGAAGCGCTCGGCACCGTCCACCGGGCAGCGCTCAGCGCCGCCGTCGAACGCGCCGAACTCAGCCGCGGCATCTCCGGCGTCTTCGTCAACCTCGCCCGGCGCAGCCAGGTCCTGGTCCACCGGCAGCTGAATCTCCTGGACAGCATGGAACGCCGCGTCGACGACCCGGCCGAACTGGGCGACCTCTTCCGGCTCGACCACCTCACGACCCGGATGCGCCGACACGCCGAGAGCCTCATCATCCTCTCGGGCGCCGCGCCCGGGCGGGGCTGGCGGACACCTGTACCGCTGACCAACGTCGTCAGGGCGGCCGTTTCCGAAATCGAGGACTACGCGCGCGTGGAGGTGCGCCAACTGCCCGAGACGGCGGTCATCGGCTCGGCCGTCGCCGACCTCACCCATCTCCTCGCCGAACTCGTCGAGAACGCCGCCCAGTTCTCCCCGCCGCACACCAAGGTCCGGGTCACCGGAGAACCGGTCGGCAACGGATACGCCCTGGAGATCGAGGACCGCGGCCTGGGCATGGGCAAAGAGGCCCTCGAGCAGGCCAACCACCGCATCGAGCACTCCGAGGCCCTCGACCTCTTCGACAGCGACCGCCTGGGGCTGTTCGTCGTCAGCCGGCTCTCCGCACGCCACGACATCAAGGTCCACCTGCGCACCTCCCCGTTCGGCGGCACGACCGCCGTCGTCCTCCTGCCCACCGCGCTGCTCCAGAGCGCCCTCCCGGCCGGCCGCGCCGAAGCCCCGGCCGTACCCGCGCCCGCTCCCGCACCGGCACATACCGCCACGTCCTCACCCGCCCCTCACCAAGCCCCGCGCGTACCCGGCTACGCACCGGACGCCGCCACGAACGAGGCGCCGCGCGTCCCCGCGTACACACCCGCCCGCACGGTGCCGCCCACCCACCCCGAAGAGCCCCCACCGGCCGCCGTCACCGCCCTGCGCCCGCCGCCCGGCCCCCCGGCCGCCCACCACGCCCAGGGCGACGACCAGGGCGGCCTGCCCCGCCGCGTGCGTCAGGCGAGCCTCGTGCCCCAACTGCGGGAGGCCCCCGCGGCCCGCGAGCCCGGGGACTCCTACCCGTTCCAGGGCACTGTCGCCGGCCAGGACGACGACGAACCGGCCGGACGCACGCCCGAACAGGTGCGGGCCCGGATGACGGCCTATCGCGACGGCTGGAGCCGTGGCGCCGCCGGGCACGGTCCTGCACCCACCCCCACCCCCACCCCCGCCCCACGCACCCGTACCCGTACCCGTACCAGCGAAGGAGACGAAGGATGA
- a CDS encoding fatty acid desaturase family protein, which translates to MPQATSALTIPAPAPSPVSAHTPARGPAPAEGKRGSRSEFAPLLRSVKDQGLLARRTGWYAFGIAANLLALTAVAVGLVMFGHSWWSLLLAVPLAVFSARAAFFGHDAGHSQISAHRGRNRLIQLVHANLLLGMSQEWWNDKHNRHHANPNHEEKDPDVAPDVLVFNQHQAVGRTGFRGWLARHQAWLFFPLTTLEGLALKLYGFQALFSKDGPRQTPRERLIEGGLLFAHVAGYAALLLAAMPVGQAVVFALVHQMLLGLHLGMAFAPNHKGMEVPDPDGEAWGHLRRQVLTSRNIRGAALTDWLLGGLNYQVEHHLFPSMPRPHLRLAQPLVRAHCRALGIPYTETGLVDSYRQALGHLHRVGDPLRTPSAA; encoded by the coding sequence ATGCCACAGGCCACCTCTGCCCTGACGATCCCCGCACCCGCACCTTCCCCCGTCTCCGCACATACTCCTGCCCGCGGCCCCGCCCCGGCAGAAGGGAAGCGCGGCTCACGCAGTGAGTTCGCCCCCCTCCTCCGTTCGGTCAAGGACCAGGGGCTGCTGGCCCGGCGAACCGGTTGGTACGCCTTCGGTATCGCCGCGAACCTGCTGGCCCTGACGGCGGTCGCCGTCGGCCTGGTGATGTTCGGGCACTCGTGGTGGTCCCTGCTGCTCGCCGTGCCGCTGGCGGTGTTCTCCGCGCGGGCGGCCTTCTTCGGTCACGACGCCGGACACTCGCAGATCAGCGCCCACAGAGGCAGGAACCGCCTGATCCAGCTGGTGCACGCCAATCTGCTGCTCGGCATGAGCCAGGAGTGGTGGAACGACAAGCACAACCGGCATCACGCGAACCCGAACCACGAGGAGAAGGACCCGGACGTCGCCCCGGACGTCCTCGTGTTCAACCAGCACCAGGCGGTGGGGCGCACCGGCTTCCGCGGCTGGCTGGCCCGCCACCAGGCCTGGCTGTTCTTCCCGCTCACCACGCTGGAAGGCCTCGCCCTCAAGCTGTACGGCTTCCAGGCACTGTTCTCCAAGGACGGTCCGCGCCAGACCCCGCGCGAGCGACTCATCGAGGGCGGTCTGCTGTTCGCCCACGTCGCCGGATACGCAGCGCTCCTGCTCGCCGCCATGCCGGTGGGGCAGGCCGTCGTCTTCGCACTGGTCCACCAGATGCTGCTCGGTCTGCACCTGGGCATGGCCTTCGCGCCCAATCACAAGGGCATGGAGGTCCCCGACCCGGACGGTGAGGCCTGGGGCCACCTGCGCCGTCAGGTGCTCACCTCCCGCAACATCCGCGGCGCGGCCCTCACCGACTGGCTCCTGGGCGGTCTGAACTACCAGGTCGAGCACCACCTCTTCCCCAGCATGCCGCGCCCCCACCTGCGGCTCGCGCAGCCCTTGGTGCGTGCGCACTGCCGCGCGCTGGGTATCCCCTACACCGAGACGGGACTGGTCGACTCCTACCGCCAGGCGCTGGGTCACCTGCACAGGGTCGGTGACCCTCTTCGTACGCCTTCGGCGGCGTAG
- a CDS encoding GTP-binding protein, whose translation MAAERSDTTALALKILVAGGFGVGKTTLVGAVSEIRPLRTEEQLSQAGQLVDDTGGVDRKTTTTVAMDFGRITIRSGLSLYLFGTPGQDRFWFLWDELSQGALGAVVLADTRRLEACFPAVDYFEHRHIPFVVAVNCFPGARAYGAHDVSRALDLDRGTPVVLCDARDRDSGKEVLIRLVEYAGRVHTARLLDSVS comes from the coding sequence ATGGCTGCCGAGCGGTCCGACACCACCGCCCTCGCCCTGAAGATCCTGGTCGCCGGTGGCTTCGGGGTCGGAAAGACGACCCTGGTGGGCGCGGTCAGCGAAATCCGGCCCCTGCGCACCGAGGAACAACTGAGCCAGGCAGGACAGCTGGTCGACGACACCGGGGGAGTGGACCGGAAGACCACGACCACCGTCGCCATGGACTTCGGCCGGATCACCATCCGCTCCGGACTGTCGCTCTACCTCTTCGGCACACCGGGACAGGACCGCTTCTGGTTCCTGTGGGACGAGCTGTCCCAGGGGGCACTGGGCGCCGTCGTCCTCGCCGACACACGGCGCCTGGAGGCGTGCTTCCCCGCCGTCGACTACTTCGAGCACCGTCACATCCCGTTCGTCGTCGCCGTCAACTGCTTCCCCGGAGCGCGCGCCTACGGGGCGCACGACGTGTCGCGCGCCCTCGACCTCGACCGGGGCACGCCGGTCGTCCTGTGCGACGCCCGGGACCGGGACTCCGGCAAGGAGGTCCTGATCCGGCTCGTCGAGTACGCGGGGCGCGTGCACACCGCCCGGCTCCTCGACTCGGTCTCCTAG
- a CDS encoding MHYT domain-containing protein: protein MGHLDHAAFGWLTPVLSYAMACIGAALGLRCTVRALEATGSSRRNWLLTAASAIGTGIWTMHFVAMLGFGVTGTDIRYDVPLTVLSLLVAMLVVGGGVFAVGYARDRVRGLLTGGLTTGLGVASMHYLGMAALRLNGTVRYEPVLVALSVLIAVVAATAALWAALNITSPLAVTVSSLVMGAAVSSMHYTGMLAVRVDVTPSAGELPGATAMQFIFPLAVGLGSYLFLTAAFVALSPTAHERAAYASAERPTEPAAAS from the coding sequence ATGGGACACCTGGACCACGCCGCCTTCGGCTGGCTGACCCCCGTGCTGTCGTACGCGATGGCCTGCATCGGCGCCGCCCTCGGCCTGCGCTGCACCGTCCGAGCGCTCGAAGCGACCGGATCCTCCCGCCGCAACTGGCTGCTCACCGCCGCGTCCGCCATCGGCACCGGCATCTGGACGATGCACTTCGTCGCGATGCTCGGCTTCGGCGTGACCGGCACCGACATCCGCTACGACGTCCCGCTGACCGTCCTCAGCCTGCTCGTCGCGATGCTCGTCGTCGGCGGCGGGGTGTTCGCCGTCGGCTACGCCCGCGACCGCGTCCGCGGGCTGCTGACCGGCGGCCTCACCACCGGCCTGGGCGTAGCCAGCATGCACTACCTGGGTATGGCCGCCCTGCGCCTCAATGGAACGGTGCGCTACGAACCGGTCCTCGTCGCGCTGTCCGTCCTCATCGCCGTCGTGGCGGCCACCGCCGCGCTGTGGGCGGCCCTCAACATCACCTCACCCCTCGCCGTCACCGTTTCGTCCCTCGTCATGGGCGCGGCCGTCAGCAGCATGCACTACACCGGCATGCTCGCCGTCCGGGTCGACGTCACCCCGTCCGCGGGCGAACTGCCCGGTGCCACGGCGATGCAGTTCATCTTCCCCCTCGCCGTCGGCCTCGGTTCGTACCTCTTCCTCACCGCCGCCTTCGTCGCACTCTCCCCGACGGCCCACGAGCGCGCGGCCTACGCGTCGGCCGAACGTCCCACCGAGCCCGCGGCCGCCTCCTAG